The window aatggtatagtgtataatgttacaaaatctttttatttcagataaatgttgatctttggatctttctattcatcaaagaatcctgaaaaaatttactcaactgttatgatgataataataataaatgtttatcagtatattagaatgatttctgaaggatcatgtgacactggagactggagtaatgatgctgaaaatttagctttgatcacaggaataaattacattttaaaatatattcaaattgaaagctgttattttaaatagtaaaaatatttcgcagtattactgcttttgcagtaaataaatgcaggcttggtgagcagaagacaattctttaaaaacatcaaaaatcttaccgttcaaaaacttttgactgttagtgtacttgtttttgctttttagtatgtgtatgttttgccATGATACAAAGTGCCCAGGGGACTGTTGTGATGCCCTTTTTTCAGCTAGTTCATCCTAGAGATCAAGACTtgtaatttgtactttttaaaataatatgttcaacaattaaaaagaatattatcAGAGCTAATGCTCatgagttattgtgatttttatgggGTTGGGGTGGTAAAAATTATGGATTACAGTGCTGTACcacaatttgattgttttttgcaggtaaaaaatgtttaaactacatgaaaataaatactgtaaatgaaattacagtaataatactgtaaccatttttacagtaatttacagCAACCTTTGTACAGTGCAGCTTtctggtgattttacagacacgtcttttagggttcattttcacagattttatgatttgtctgtcatcaactactgttgtttttccCAGCTGATCAggtcgttgttggttgctggtgtcactggtggtttccaaactcttgatttctccatgccctttgtttttgctagagctctaactgacttcctcttttcttttagcatccaaattgcttgcttttctctcaaagtcatctccctcatcttcatcctggtttgtgtgtgtcatcatcgaatgcaagattcagaatgcagaatcaatggatataactgatacgacacattccctgcttttaatatctgaagaattaatgcaacaggacacagctgatcacttagaaagacctgtgaggcaactgttccaatacttatgctcacatcagatagagggatgcaACTCTAAAAGTGCTTCTCATCtagtaaaacatctatgtgttgaatcacccaataataaaatgggacattctgtaattttgtctcatattcatcttttaatcatatttgtaaatgtcttgactccacagccaacagagcaattttgtctttactgttccaatacttttggagggcactgaatatgtgtgtgtgtgtgtgtgtgtgtattgtgttgGCTGATTGTTTTAAAGGATTCTTTAGCTGctctatttatttatctttatttttttcatttgttgatttaatatcattttaaaattctatttactaattttgatgataaatatttaatttattgtattatataattgaTGATCTTAATTAGATATGATTATTGAATATTCCTGTAATTCAgtgaattattaatatattaattaataataataatacatttgaaaGTGTATGCAGCACaggaagaaagaaaatggaAACATGAGATGCTGATGATAGTGGTGTTATTGTTAAAAGccaaactattaaaatatttttgttcattgaaataaagttggaatagaataaaataaaataaaatataaatagatgaaaaaaaaaagccttggcaagttgaagcactaaacttattaaaaattaaaatgacatacaaataaatgaaatgcaatgaaaactaaaagtataaaattaaaagctaatatcaaaatattaataagtactATGATCGTATAAATAACACCAAAtaacatttaaagaaataaagtaTTAAAGAAAGCCCCAACAAGGACATAAAGTAAAAGCCATTGAAATGGTTCGcagattaaataaaactaaatagatTTTCCATTCGTTGCTGTTTTTCATTCTTTCTAATGtttgaatgtattttgaatatttattatgtatgatTCCGTTTAGTATTTTGCTTAGCAATACGCTCCTTCTCGTCTCTTATTGGCTATTTGAACGTGTCACTCAAACCTGCCAGGCCTCCGTAGGTCACGCCCCCGCGTTTATCTAAATGAGGAAGAACTTGAATTAAAAGTGAAACAATGTAACATTAGATACACAGACTCGGGAGCGTGTACAGTTCACGTACGTGTTTATAAACAACGAAATGCCCGTTCTCGATTGAAGAAAACCATGTTTTATTGTCGATTTCTGCTGCTTTGTTTTTATCTGTTACATTTCTGCGCTGCGTTTCGCGTTAATGCAACGCTTTCTCCGAAAAATGCGAAATCTTCAGATAATCTGCTGCGCGTAGACTCTGCAGGGCAGAATACAGGTAGCACCAGACACAAAAGAAGGTCCACTGAAGGTCTGGAGGGGTTTGAGCCTGGTGATGCTGCTCCTGCTTTCCAGGTGAAAACTCTGGACGGAGTGTTTATTTAcaatcctcctcctcctcagaaCGACTCGAGGAGCGCGCTCATCGTTCACGCGTTCACCAATAAATCCGCCTTTCTGGAGTGTCTTTGGACGTGGAGCGAGTCCCTGTCAGACCTGCTGAAATATCTGCCGTCCAACACTGAAGTCCTGCTGCTGTCCCTGGATGACACTGCGCTGCAGGACGCCCTCTGGATGAGAGAACAGGTGTACAGAGCCGCAGCTCATGGGTACAGACACATTCAGAATCACATTAACATCTTACACCATCACTGTAGCTTGCTTTCTTAGTACcatgttttattatgattttgGGCAACATGGCACTGTAGTATTCTTTAAATTACTTTGGAGAACCATTTCAATAATTACCATAGTATACATTCACTGTAGCTATATAGATAGAGAGATGCAGACAGACTAGTTATTTAATtcctaaaaaatgtattcatttagttatgtatttctttttatttatttatttattatgatattTGGACATCATGGCAATACTGtagtattttgtaaattaccttAGACGACCATTTAAATAATATCAATGGTGTACAACTATGTAAACATTTCATTACCGTATAGGATATTACAAAGTACATGGTTTTACCATCGATTACCATTGCTGTAGGTATAAATAGGTTTATTTGGACTAAAACGTACCTGTTgttaatcatatttttaattaatttgtaatattttgagttACCTTGtaaaaccatttaaataatttccatGTGTTGTATacacaaatatgtatatattttagtagtattgtagtatatttttatttttattttttaatttatttatataaaaataccaGGTCATATTATGATGTTTGGATATCATGGtaatactatagtatttttttttaattacctttAAAACTGTAGTGTGATATTACCACAGTATGCAAAAATGACATAATTAAGgcaatattcaatatttaatattcaaacACCATTTGTTGTCTTGTTAGAGGAAAAGAGATCTTGTCCAGACTACATTTCTCTCCTACACCTGTGTTTGCGCTGGGTAACTGGTTACCCAGAGTTCTGTACTCATGGGGATGCGGTGGACACAACTGCGGCCTCTCTCAGGTGCTTTTCTCCTCTCCAGGTGAGTGTGTCTTGATGGGATCACATGACTCGGTTCCATTTGTTTTGGGGGCGTCATTTCTTAAATATTCTGGAATTGCAGATTGGAGCATACCGGTGATCGCCAAGCGTCTCAATGCCCGATACGACTGGCTGAATGGACGCTGGGGTGCACATCCTTACAGACTGCTGGATGCAGGTGATGGTTGTGAACCTGTGACATCTGTCAAAGGTGCAGTCGCGTGGGTATCTGAGGGTGGCTGCTCTTTCTTCACAAAGGTGAGCTGCATGAGCTCGTCAACATGGATATTTGTTCAAAATACAAGATATGGCCtgattttcaatgtttttaaatgtttcagttAAAAAACATGGCTGAATCCAACGCTACTGGGGTGCTGGTGTATGCATTACTAGGGAATCCCATACAGGACATGAACTGCTTAGGAGACGATTGTTCCACCCCCATCAACATACCTGCGTCTATGGTCCATATTGAACCATCTGTCATGCAAGCCCTACGGTGAGCATCTTCATCATAGCTCACGACTGAGATATGGATTTTTCACCTTTGAAGGTGTTTGCTCttaacataaataattttatttctaagTTTTATTCACATTATTCTGGGTTTGTAAATAATTCTGATATTGAGATTCCACTGTGTACATTAGTAAAGTCTGGGTTAAGACTGCTGTTATTGTATACTAAACTATTAGAAATAGTTttctttaattgaaataaaataaagtaaaataaaatacacattttagatgaaaaacttaaaatcaatgaaaaagcttaaatgaatattagaaatgttgataaaactaaaactgaaataaaaaaataaggctaaatggaaatataaaaagctaagaaaaattacaaaagcacataacaaaatgactaaaacttaaaattaaaatgaaagctaaaaatatgaaaaataatacataatagtatataaataatactaaaataacagtggttcttttttgtatatgtgtgaagttaataattaaaaacatgcaacATAGAAACATACTACTTCTTTTTTATAACAGCCTGGCCATCTGTGAAAATGCCGCAATATATTTCAGccaattaataaaacatcatctttACCACTCCAATTAATGTTTTTgctgtcatttttttatttatttatttatttttaaccagTCACAAATGTTTTTCAATCATCTTTGACATGCTGATTGTTTCGATAGAAAGGGGCGCCCTGTGAATGTGACATTCCAGGTCACACCTTCTCCAAACGTATTCTTCGCGATCAACCAGAAGGGGGCGCTGTCTGAGATGGGCTGGTTTCTCTACCCCACCTTTAGATTCATGGCCTGGCAGGCTCAGTGGTAAGAGaactgggtaacactttattttaaggtgtccttgttacacgttacatgtacttactattataaaaacaataaatgatgcataattacatgcaagtatccctaatcctaaccctaaccatatagtaagtagtacatgtagttaattaatattactcagtacttaaatgtataattacactgtcacaaggacaccttaaaataaagtgtaaccgaaaaCTGATATCTGTTTGGTGAATATTTCATCCACTTAACAGCTAATACTTATcatgtttaaaacatttgtgtGTTCAATCCACTCAAAACAATTTGTCGTTTTGTTTAGTGCATGTACTGGAAACcagggctagttgtcacaattTGAATCGAGTGAAAAGTAAAGTTGAATGTAGCGATTGACTGATGGCCAATGCCAATAGGGATATGTGCCAAATGCTGATCTTAAAATTGCAAAATGTTGTCCGATTATTGGCCTGGCTGATATTATCACTAGCTTACGGTAtcataattttacttttattttcacttttttcttatgtccagttcacatttattttattctctaGGTTCACATTCAATGAGGCTCTACAGGAGCAGCTGAGACTGCCTGCCGTTATAGTGCCTGTGTTTGATCGCCATCTGATGCAGGGAGAGACGGGAGCTCAAGCAGTGGTGGATCTGCCTGGAGGTTTGAGCTTCACATTAGTAACATCCACCATGACAGGCCTATCGTACAaagctaaactttttttttttttgtctaatcctgtctgtttttgaatataGATTTAATGGATTATAATATTCTGGAATTGGACGCCTCCCTGTCCTGTCCCGGCCGCAGGGACGAGACATGTGCTCACTGGGATCACACTGTACAGCTGTACGTATGCTGCGATCGCACCAGTCCGCACTGCAACCTGGAGCTTGGGCGCTGGATAACGGCCTTCCGCAGGTACAGTACATGATCATTCGGTTTAACTGAATTGTTGCTATTTTTTCAACATCATCATTGTGGACATTAGAAATTAGCCTTAAGGCCTATACACACCAAGgatgttaaaaataatgatagagatttagttttaaatgtcattctatatttaaaagaatagcCCACACCACAACTGTAATGATACCGGCACAGAGGAACCATATCATTGGAATGACTTTCAGAACcatttttccagctgatgaatgataaaaacattgacagccaatcagaatccacctgctttaaagagcttgagcattcAAGGTGGCAGATGACAAACCTGCAGTTTGCacttataatatacagtatagaaCATTATTGTGCATTGGTGGGGACACTAATGCAGTTGTCATTAAAGTAATCATTCTTGATGAGAACTGGCCTTTAGACAGTGTGTTACAGTTTGTTGCTAATGGTAGAAACTGTTTGTGACTTTACAGAGGCACAGGTCATTGGCTGACGGATGTTTCTCCTTTGATTCCCCTGCTAAATGACAAGAAATGCGTCTTCACCATGAAGACTGTGCCATGGGCCATGCCATGGATGACGTCTCTCAATCTACGCTTTAGTCACAGCAACCAGACAGGTtagaacaatttttatttatttattaagaaattaacacttctatatagcaaggacacattaaatgatttaaagtgacagtagagacataatgttacaaaagatttgtgtTTCTACTGTGTTTtgcaactttctattcatcaaagaatccttaaaacaaaaccaaaagtatcacagtttccacaaaaatatgaagcagcacaactatttttaagattgataataatcagaaatgtttcttgagcagcaaatcgggatattagaatgatttctgaaggatcatgtgatgctgaagactggagtaatgatgctgaaaattcagaaataatttcttttttaaaatgttcacatagaaaactgtttaaattgtaataatatttcacaatattactgtttgtactgtattttttgctttgatattttgttatccGTTATCTGACTACCAGGTGTTTTAGGCATTGATTACACTGTACTGTAGATGCAAATAATGATTGAGTGTTTCAGAAAGCTTGTAAATATTGTGCAAATGATTTTTCATGTCTCACATGTTTAGTGGTGTGTACGGAAAGTGTACAGAATTTGGCACCACCTGCGCTATTTGTGTGACACACAGAGTTGCTGCCTATGTAGTGCATTCTAAATTGAACACATGTGAGGTTCTGCTTCAGTAATGATGCTGTTTTAGAAGGGATGCGAGTAGGCAGTGGACACTAGATTTTGAaaaggaaattttttttttttgcataatcaccaacatttttgtggaaagaaCATATCAGTGACTGATTTACTGCGTGCAGCTGTGAATGCTATTGCTCACCCACACGTGTTCTATCGAGTCATACTCTAAAGGAACAAAATGAGGCGTCTCCAGTTTTGTAAAAGTGAAGTGGAATATCATCTACATACAGTAGTTAACACTACAGAAGGCTCTTCGTTATCAAAATGGGTTGATATTACTCTTCTGAATAATTCCACTTCATGTAACTTACAGAGAACTTCGAGTCTGTTACTGATGCTTCCTGTACACTTATAGTTTAAAGTCAGATTAGTTTTGCAATAAAATTTACAATGAGTCATAAATCTATATAAACACTAGCTCTATTTTAGTGCACTTGCAGAACACCATAAATAAGCTTTTCTTGGAAGTGTATTTAGGGGCTTGGCTGTTTCCCAAAATGCATCAATGCAACTCCAGTTACTGTAGTAATAAACCAAGTCAAACAGATTTCAGCAGGATGAGGACGTCTATTATGGATGTTGACATCATCTGACGTTGTTTTCGCAGGTAATTATTCAGACAGACTGTACCCTTTCAAGGTAATGTCACTCTTCCCTGGGGGGACGTTTGACAAGGACTATAACAGGAGATACCAAGAGATCAAGTTCAGTCCTCCAGCTTCAACAAAGAAGGTGATAAATCCATTATCCGTTATTATTGGTGAAATGGtaaaaagaatagcatttaaataatctaaaagtCAGAGTcccagtcaaaataaaaatcctgCTTCCAACACATTGGCCAAAcagaatatttcattaaaaactgcCCAATCAGACAATATATCAGCCTTAGTGAccaaataatgtaataaatatatttaaatacatttttattttaaaagtcataatttgtaattaaatataatatatatatatatatatatatatatatatatatatatatatatatatctataagTAAAACACTTTCCATGAATTGAATATGTGTTTTACATGTGTGTTGAATAGcactataaataatactaataataacaatagtaatgcaaatattataataaaatctttttattttaaaaattaatgaatcaattttaatctatttatttatttatttatttgcatataacATTTCTGGATAAGTAAAAACTTTCCATTgattgaatgtgtttttaatctTATTAATATGACTTTTATAGTaatacaatcaatcaatcagtcaatccatttatttatttttattattatttttgtataatgcttcattcatgtaatatttctggagaattaaaactgaattaaatgtgtatttttgtgtggCAGGTGGAGTTATATGCCGTTATCACGGCTCACGGGTCTGACGAGAACTTCTGCGGTGAATTTTGTGTGACATCACATAATTTCCTGATCAACAGATCTGTCAATAACACCCTTGTGTTTGAGTCAGCTGGTTAGTAGCACCAGGGTGACCGAATTAGTGGACTTGATAACATTTTATGACATGAATAAAAGAAATGTGTGCCAGTGAGTGAAACAGATGTGCATGTCCGTGTAGGATCACCTTTGGGCTGTGCCATGCGGGTGTCTGAAGGAGCAGTGCCCAATGAACACGGGACCTGGTTGTACGGCCGCGCAGGCTGGTGCGACGGGCTCCAGGTGGATCCATGGAGGACCGACATCACTTCCCAGGTACAGCAAAACAATGTTGcatactacactgtaaaaacaattccgtaaaatttacggtaaaaaaacggcagctgtggttgccgaaATTCTACCGTAAATAATACgataacaacattttaggttttacagttttaacttaaatttacagtcaaataccgtaatttcattaactgatataatgttaatataccaacctactgaagtactgaaatctgttttgtacctttgaaatacactgataagcaccaaatgcaggtggtgatgagaaagtcacatgatgaaccaaagcccatcacaaacagcttttaaataataacatatatagaaggtgcacagtgtcattcacataaacattaaacatcatcatggtgagactcattaaactgaaataagcaataaacattaatttaacaacattagatgtaacatacaaccctaataaacataactgataagaagaaactaagaagaaacagttatttcaaagaaaaaacatcacattcaaacaaaatttgaaatgcaatgcagggaattctggaaACGTCAATTtatggtttttccctgtaaattttatattctttttcacttccaaaaacggtatttcaccgtaaaattgtctgaaatgtctattacagtttttcaccgtatatattaggggaacttaccgttaaccatttaacaggtttttaccgtagcattttcagttttaacCGTTAAAATtatggtcattttttacagtgtacgtaCACTGCATGTCCTGTG is drawn from Onychostoma macrolepis isolate SWU-2019 chromosome 16, ASM1243209v1, whole genome shotgun sequence and contains these coding sequences:
- the si:dkey-256h2.1 gene encoding uncharacterized protein si:dkey-256h2.1, yielding MFYCRFLLLCFYLLHFCAAFRVNATLSPKNAKSSDNLLRVDSAGQNTGSTRHKRRSTEGLEGFEPGDAAPAFQVKTLDGVFIYNPPPPQNDSRSALIVHAFTNKSAFLECLWTWSESLSDLLKYLPSNTEVLLLSLDDTALQDALWMREQVYRAAAHGGKEILSRLHFSPTPVFALGNWLPRVLYSWGCGGHNCGLSQVLFSSPDWSIPVIAKRLNARYDWLNGRWGAHPYRLLDAGDGCEPVTSVKGAVAWVSEGGCSFFTKLKNMAESNATGVLVYALLGNPIQDMNCLGDDCSTPINIPASMVHIEPSVMQALRKGRPVNVTFQVTPSPNVFFAINQKGALSEMGWFLYPTFRFMAWQAQWFTFNEALQEQLRLPAVIVPVFDRHLMQGETGAQAVVDLPGDLMDYNILELDASLSCPGRRDETCAHWDHTVQLYVCCDRTSPHCNLELGRWITAFRRGTGHWLTDVSPLIPLLNDKKCVFTMKTVPWAMPWMTSLNLRFSHSNQTGNYSDRLYPFKVMSLFPGGTFDKDYNRRYQEIKFSPPASTKKVELYAVITAHGSDENFCGEFCVTSHNFLINRSVNNTLVFESAGSPLGCAMRVSEGAVPNEHGTWLYGRAGWCDGLQVDPWRTDITSQLDMSGTNSVLYFGLFEGRNPDPKANPGYIIMYSFLVFYK